In Paenibacillus sonchi, a single genomic region encodes these proteins:
- a CDS encoding RNA polymerase sigma factor — protein sequence MELGWEIELQDLAHAAAMSEEQLRQIMGFYGNDVWHYIYYLTKSADIADDLAQEVFIKCFYRIGTYRGPSSFKAWLFTIARNTVFSYRKSRFFRSGFWGGVQAIRNNEPARNSWPDELPGTARSAEMEYLGNRRTDEIWSIIMQLPDKFREVLVLDLKAELSVQEIAGLTGLSPGTVKSRLHRARHKVQEKLRGMES from the coding sequence TTGGAACTGGGATGGGAAATCGAACTGCAGGACCTGGCGCATGCTGCGGCCATGAGCGAAGAACAGCTTAGGCAGATCATGGGCTTTTACGGAAATGATGTATGGCATTATATCTACTATCTCACCAAAAGCGCCGATATCGCGGATGACCTGGCACAAGAGGTATTTATTAAATGCTTTTACCGGATCGGAACCTACCGGGGCCCCTCTTCCTTTAAGGCATGGCTGTTCACCATTGCCAGGAATACCGTATTCTCTTACCGCAAGTCGCGGTTCTTCCGGTCGGGATTCTGGGGTGGTGTACAGGCCATCCGTAATAATGAGCCTGCCAGGAACAGCTGGCCTGATGAACTTCCGGGTACGGCCCGCTCTGCGGAGATGGAATATCTCGGCAACCGCCGGACAGACGAGATTTGGAGCATCATCATGCAGCTTCCTGACAAGTTCCGCGAGGTGCTGGTGTTGGATTTGAAGGCAGAGCTGTCCGTTCAGGAAATCGCGGGACTGACCGGGCTCTCTCCGGGAACCGTCAAATCCAGGCTGCACCGCGCGAGGCATAAAGTCCAGGAGAAATTAAGGGGGATGGAGTCATGA
- a CDS encoding 5'-deoxyadenosine deaminase yields MANILIRNAEIITMNKQEEIIYGDIRIRDNLIAEIGSGLVAQGDERVIDARNRTVIPGFVQTHIHLCQTLFRGKGDDLELMDWLRKRIWPLEAAHDEESLYYSAMLGIGELISSGTTTIVDMETVHHTDFAFQALAKSGIRALSGKVMMDQKNADAPVALQEETAASLQESVDLLEKWNGYGNGRIQYAFSPRFVISCTEPLLREVRDLSERYGVKVHTHASENLGEIEIVQAMTGMRNIVYLDHLGLANERLILAHCVWLDEEERRILRDRGVHVSHCPGSNLKLASGIADTPGMLHDHIHLSLGADGAPCNNNLDMFNEMRLAAMIQKPQHGPTTMDAKSVFRMATIGGAKAVGMEEQIGSIEVGKKADLAILNLYNFHTFPSFDVDPISRIVYSATRADVETTIADGEILMDKGLLKTVDKVTVLHEANRSIKRLLAQTPLA; encoded by the coding sequence ATGGCAAATATCCTGATCCGGAATGCAGAGATTATCACAATGAACAAGCAGGAGGAAATCATCTATGGAGATATCCGCATCAGGGACAATCTGATTGCCGAGATCGGCAGCGGCCTCGTTGCGCAGGGAGATGAGCGGGTGATCGACGCCAGGAACCGTACTGTCATTCCCGGTTTTGTGCAGACTCATATTCATCTCTGCCAGACGCTGTTCCGGGGCAAGGGGGATGACCTGGAGCTGATGGACTGGCTGCGCAAGCGGATTTGGCCGCTTGAAGCGGCGCATGACGAGGAGTCGCTGTATTATTCCGCTATGCTGGGTATCGGTGAGCTCATTTCCAGCGGTACCACGACAATTGTGGATATGGAGACAGTGCATCATACGGATTTTGCGTTTCAGGCACTCGCCAAGAGCGGTATCCGCGCCTTGTCCGGCAAGGTGATGATGGACCAGAAGAATGCGGATGCGCCTGTGGCCCTGCAGGAGGAGACAGCAGCTTCGCTCCAGGAGAGCGTGGATTTGCTGGAAAAATGGAACGGGTATGGAAACGGCCGGATTCAATATGCGTTTTCGCCGCGTTTTGTAATCTCCTGCACTGAGCCGCTGCTGCGGGAGGTGCGTGACCTGTCGGAGCGCTACGGAGTCAAGGTGCATACCCATGCTTCCGAGAACCTGGGGGAAATTGAGATCGTTCAGGCTATGACCGGGATGCGGAACATTGTCTATCTGGATCATCTGGGGCTGGCGAACGAACGCCTGATTCTGGCGCATTGCGTCTGGCTGGATGAGGAGGAACGGCGCATCCTGCGTGACCGCGGGGTTCATGTCAGCCATTGCCCGGGCTCTAATCTGAAGCTGGCTTCCGGTATCGCGGATACACCGGGCATGCTCCATGACCACATTCATCTCAGCCTGGGCGCAGACGGGGCGCCGTGCAACAACAACCTGGATATGTTCAATGAAATGCGGCTGGCCGCCATGATTCAGAAGCCGCAGCACGGGCCGACCACGATGGATGCGAAAAGTGTCTTCCGGATGGCGACCATCGGCGGAGCCAAGGCTGTGGGTATGGAGGAACAAATCGGCAGCATAGAGGTTGGCAAAAAAGCAGACCTGGCTATCCTGAATCTCTACAACTTCCATACCTTCCCTTCCTTCGATGTAGATCCGATCTCCCGCATTGTCTATTCGGCAACCCGGGCCGATGTGGAAACAACGATTGCTGACGGTGAAATCCTCATGGATAAAGGGCTGCTGAAGACGGTAGACAAGGTGACAGTGCTGCATGAAGCCAACCGCTCCATTAAAAGGCTGCTGGCGCAGACTCCGCTTGCCTGA
- a CDS encoding GNAT family N-acetyltransferase produces MSGDKIRNARKDEIGAIMELIANCVQVMQAGGSDQWNESYPNREVISEDVDKGTLYAYEEQGAIAGIIVLDEEQAEQYDAIDWAEGPGPHLIMHRLAVHPEVQGKGIARKLIAFAEEHARSRGYTSIRLDTYAKNARALHCIPRWDMNTEV; encoded by the coding sequence ATGAGTGGAGATAAGATACGTAATGCACGTAAAGATGAGATTGGAGCGATCATGGAGCTGATTGCCAATTGTGTACAGGTCATGCAGGCCGGCGGAAGCGATCAGTGGAATGAGAGCTACCCGAACCGGGAGGTCATCTCGGAGGATGTGGATAAAGGCACGCTGTATGCCTATGAAGAGCAGGGAGCCATCGCTGGTATTATTGTGCTGGATGAGGAACAGGCGGAGCAGTACGATGCCATTGACTGGGCAGAGGGGCCGGGGCCGCATCTTATTATGCACCGGCTGGCCGTTCATCCTGAAGTGCAGGGCAAAGGAATTGCGCGCAAGCTGATTGCTTTTGCCGAAGAACATGCCCGGAGCCGCGGCTATACCAGTATCCGGCTGGATACCTACGCCAAGAATGCCAGAGCGCTGCACTGTATCCCTCGCTGGGATATGAATACAGAGGTATAG